The window CAGCCTTCTTTTTCCAGGTATCGAAATCAGCGCCAGCAAGCAAGTAGTTTTGGATGGCAGGAAGCTGATTTCTGAGCCACTTGTGAATCCACAAAGGAATGTTACAAATTACGTCCATTGCATACAACGTAAAAATGTTACATGTTACTTCTCCTGTTCCTTGGAACGTCCACAAACTTCGCTGCATGTTATGGCCGAACTCGTGGAAAAGACCCCAACTTCCGTTTGTTCTTaggtattttgtgtttaaaacaaaattatctcgGTTAGGATCTGAAATATCCATTTGAGTAACCACTGGATAACCTGCATGCATATAACCTGCTGAGGGCTGTCTGTCAGGAACCACCCATTGACGACGATGAAGAGTAATGTCTGTTCCACGAAGATAATGGTAAGCTCTCATCACCTGGTCCCAAAACGTTAAAGGCTCCGTAGGATGATCAAAATTTCTGATAGAAGAGGATGGTAGAGATATGATCACATGTTCTCCCACAAGGTCTGCCCAAAGTCCTGGAGAGAGCTTTCGGTTTTTCCAATGTGAAGATGCTTCTGGATCTTTGATGTTGAAATATGGAGCTTCTGCAACAGACTCTAGCTCAACTTGTAGGTCCTTTTTCTCAGATGgactttcaaaatatattgaaCCTCCATAAGGACTTGAAATTGTTGTTTCTCCTGGAGACAGTGGTCTTCTCACCATAATTGATGGCCATCTTTTCCAACCCTTAGTGACGTTTCTCAAATTGTCACTATGGCATCCAATACGTATATTCCAACCTTGTACATCAGTTGCTTTCACAATCACCTTCATTTCCTGTCCAGCAGGTAGGTAGTAACCAGTGGGGTGTATCTCCTTCAAAGTGGAAGTCAAAGAAATCGTGGCCTTTGTCAAGAAAGGAGGTGATTCAAAATCACCTGGGAAGTCTCCGATTCCTGGAGCTTTACCACCATTCCATCTAAGAAGTGTGTCATGGAGCAGCAGCATGCCTTTTGCAGACTCTGACGATATAGGAGTCTTGGCAGTAGGAAGAGAACTTCCTCTGATGTGGTCTTCACATTTGtcaaaaaagtattgaaatatacTTTGCGTGTCCAGCACGTCTTCGGGTAAATAAGATATCATTTTTGCAATATTTCCGGAAACTTCTAGAAGCTTGTCGCGACTTTCTTCAGCCTCTTTCATTAGTCTACCTAGGTGTGCTCTTTTTACTGGATTACCGAACACTTCAATCTCGGTTTGGCTTGAAAATGACTTTCCCGTATAACAGAGGCCAACGTTCTTAAAAAAACTATAGTGTGGCATGGTTTGTATAGAACCTTTTTGAATCTGGAGATAACCCCAAGGGGTTTCTGCAATTACTACTGCTCCTCCTGATGTGATAAAAGTTTCAAGCTTTTGAAAAAACTCTTTGTTTTCTGCCTTTCCAGAACCCCAGACGACAGCGATAGTCTCCCCCACTTTCAACTGAGTAAAATCTGTGGTTCCACGCACCCGAACAGTCTTCACGTTTTGAGTATCAATCTGTTTGAAAAGCCACTTGACCAGATTCTCCCTCATTCTAGTAAACCAGTCTGAATTCTTCATAAAGGCATCTCCGTAACCAGTATGACTAAATACAACCATTCGGCCATTTCCGTGTTCTGCAACAGCTATGAAACATTGATCTTCTTGGTTCCCCACCATAATAGGCTCTGCCTTGTCTCCCCAGACTATAATTGTTCCAGGAGATCCAATGACTTTTACTGAGGTAACTCCTTTCACAATATCTTCTCTCCATTTGGccattttaatttagttaaatttccataaaaaaaactgttagaaAAATTGAAGATCAGCCTAAATAGAAAAGAAGTAACTTAGAAATATtggaagaaattaaaaatacaacaataatgtttgaaataaaagtcTCTTGTTAAAAACGTAGCATTATAAACTACTTAAAGTTGTCATTGAGTCAACAaagtaaggaaataaaaaaatggtgaaatgttaatacattttaataagatACACAGTATTTTAACAAAGCTGAGGAACTACACAGTAATTAGTAAACACTGATAATCAATCTATAGCTTCATATAAAATTCGGTCACGAAAATCTACGAATATTAATAACTATACAAACATTTTGAACTAATTGCAttgttaaacttgtttttaaactaaGATTACTGAAAAATATTCAGGGCTTCCTTCGAAATAACTTCTTCTAAAGAGGATAATTGAACAGCATTGTGTTCTGCTAAGGATAATTCAAAGAcactttcaaacaattttttcttGTTACCTTTATAAAACCTGAcgcatttttattataaattacgaCTCAGTTCGTTTATAGGCTCGTTTCAGATGTCAGTTAAGTGAAAAGTAATACTCAAGTAACTGACACTTCGTTATTTGCTACATATTAAGTTATTACCACAAATATTGGTGGGGTCTTTTTATAAAAAGTGGACGTTGAAATCATGTAGAAAATTCAGACACACAGTTCGCTCACTTGATTTCAGGTCTCGAAAGCTACAACACTGTTATAATTGTTCTATAAAACTTCCgtttcaaaataaacaactaCTAAATCAACAATACCATTCGacatttaattttgaagtggGCAAGATGTTATAGAAATCTAAAAGCTGGAAGTTCTGAGATGTTTCTAAGGATGAAATTTAAGATGCCATTTTATGCTGAATTATAGTGTAGTTGTACATCAACTCAGTACTATATGAGCGAGGGATTAACTGGCACTCTTGCCTTCCATGATACAATTAATATGCTTATTgtacgaaatgttttcaaccttTAAGGACACATGAGCTAAAGAATCAAGACTTAGACACTAAAGTTTAGACAGAGACAAGACTAACTGTCAACTGACAACCAGAAGCTGGTAAACCAAATTGTAACTTCCGCCTCCTACAGAGCAATTAGAtgtcacttttaaaaatattttatgtgtaaaaatacGGTCATGTGTGTGTGAGTACGACTGTCGAGTGGAACTGTATTGTGAACACGGACTAACAGTGAGATCGTACATAAATAAGGCTAGTGAAAATATGCTAGTTAATATTATTCTACAAATTGAACGTGGTACGAAAAGGATGTGTTAATTAAAACTGTGGACATGTGACAAaatgtaacaacaagtaacaagTGTTGTTACCTAGAATTCAGCAactgtgtaaaaaaataacaagttctGAGAGGGAGGAAAAGGCCAACAATGACCACCCCTGGTCCAGAACATGGATCGAGTCCCGTTGATGAAGATATGTAAATCTCAGCTAAAAATGTGTTGTTCGCCCAGCAACATGTGACAGGCTCGAATCATGGATGTTCTGTCTTTCTTATTGGCTCTTTAAGCAGTAGGTCACCTCTGGCCCAACTTGCTTGCAGTATTTGTAGGGTGTTTTTACATTACAAGTTATATATTCTTCATATATTATTTGGTtagttggcccggcatagccaagcgtgttacggcgttcgactcgtaatctgagggtcgcatccccatagcgccaaacatgctcgcactttcagccgtgtgggcgttataatgtgacggtcaatcccactattcgttagtaaaag of the Tachypleus tridentatus isolate NWPU-2018 chromosome 13, ASM421037v1, whole genome shotgun sequence genome contains:
- the LOC143238787 gene encoding TRPM8 channel-associated factor homolog — protein: MAKWREDIVKGVTSVKVIGSPGTIIVWGDKAEPIMVGNQEDQCFIAVAEHGNGRMVVFSHTGYGDAFMKNSDWFTRMRENLVKWLFKQIDTQNVKTVRVRGTTDFTQLKVGETIAVVWGSGKAENKEFFQKLETFITSGGAVVIAETPWGYLQIQKGSIQTMPHYSFFKNVGLCYTGKSFSSQTEIEVFGNPVKRAHLGRLMKEAEESRDKLLEVSGNIAKMISYLPEDVLDTQSIFQYFFDKCEDHIRGSSLPTAKTPISSESAKGMLLLHDTLLRWNGGKAPGIGDFPGDFESPPFLTKATISLTSTLKEIHPTGYYLPAGQEMKVIVKATDVQGWNIRIGCHSDNLRNVTKGWKRWPSIMVRRPLSPGETTISSPYGGSIYFESPSEKKDLQVELESVAEAPYFNIKDPEASSHWKNRKLSPGLWADLVGEHVIISLPSSSIRNFDHPTEPLTFWDQVMRAYHYLRGTDITLHRRQWVVPDRQPSAGYMHAGYPVVTQMDISDPNRDNFVLNTKYLRTNGSWGLFHEFGHNMQRSLWTFQGTGEVTCNIFTLYAMDVICNIPLWIHKWLRNQLPAIQNYLLAGADFDTWKKKAGVALGIYAQLAHCFEWKSYKTVFREYEENTGLKPTTNEGKIDLWYTRFSKSVNYDLAPLFEFWGLPLSSSAKQSVSSLQPFICEDEITSSAPDRFEEICSNYPNIFVMEFEIPADYDDVENSYSCDCFSNDDN